A region from the Gossypium hirsutum isolate 1008001.06 chromosome A08, Gossypium_hirsutum_v2.1, whole genome shotgun sequence genome encodes:
- the LOC107903184 gene encoding 14 kDa proline-rich protein DC2.15, translating to MEAKRCSSAIFLVGINLLFFTLVSGCYTCVHPRPSGSPPTKRSCPRDALKLGVCAKVLNGTVAGVVVGNPPDTQCCSALGGLVDLEAAVCLCTAIKANVLGINIDIPIALSLLINTCGKNLPSDFICA from the coding sequence ATGGAAGCCAAAAGATGTTCATCCGCCATCTTCCTTGTGGGTATCAATCTACTTTTCTTCACTTTAGTGAGTGGATGCTACACTTGTGTTCACCCAAGACCAAGTGGTTCTCCTCCCACCAAAAGGAGCTGCCCTAGAGATGCTCTGAAGCTAGGGGTTTGTGCCAAGGTGCTGAATGGAACAGTTGCTGGAGTAGTGGTGGGGAACCCTCCAGATACTCAGTGCTGCTCAGCGCTAGGGGGACTTGTGGATTTGGAAGCTGCAGTGTGTCTTTGCACTGCCATTAAAGCTAATGTTCTTGGCATTAACATTGATATTCCCATTGCATTGAGTTTGCTTATCAACACTTGTGGGAAGAACCTACCTTCTGACTTCATTTGTGCTTAA